A single Anatilimnocola floriformis DNA region contains:
- a CDS encoding DEAD/DEAH box helicase, with amino-acid sequence MDASPERIETVSGNDLALPVDTFALGWQGAITRPPKIDTTTLDFSGTAPKAISLKVPRMLPRVYSFTFPECPSYFQTPPPKEPAPPKIAAEAEVANEETASSEAGEQPAKKLTRIKPPGDIVKLEDRLYYVLQPPLESLLANGDMTFPFEPFPYQFQGIAFMYPRYTCVLADEMGLGKTMQAISTIRMLVRSGEIRNCLLVCPKPLVTNWRREFNTWAPEIPINIVEGDSNKRRWQWTEATAPVTIANYELLMRDREILDSGIHFDLVVLDEAQRIKNTSATTSEIVRSISRTRSWALTGTPIENRPDDLVGIFEFLSPGYLQTGLSAKKLAELVKDHILRRTKDMVLTDMPPKMFRDAELDLTPEQWATYKMAEDEGIINLNNMGDQITVQNVFELVLRLKQICNFDPLTGASAKLERLEADMEEVAASGKKAIVFSQWTKTIDQMKPALARFNPLEYHGKIPSPKRDGILKEFKENKDRHMIIMSYGAGSVGLNLQFCEYVFLFDRWWNPAIEDQAINRAHRIGAKGAVTVTRMLATNTIEERINEVLQHKRDLFSAVIDQTGGASSAGLNQNEIFGLFNLRTPKGPIKAAA; translated from the coding sequence ATGGATGCTTCGCCCGAAAGAATTGAAACGGTCTCTGGTAACGACCTGGCTCTCCCTGTCGATACCTTCGCCCTCGGCTGGCAGGGAGCGATCACTCGGCCGCCGAAGATTGATACCACCACGCTCGATTTCAGCGGCACGGCTCCCAAAGCCATCTCGCTGAAAGTGCCGCGCATGCTGCCGCGCGTCTACAGCTTCACGTTTCCAGAATGCCCGTCGTATTTTCAAACGCCGCCGCCGAAGGAGCCTGCTCCTCCAAAAATCGCAGCGGAAGCTGAAGTAGCCAACGAAGAAACGGCTTCCAGTGAAGCGGGCGAACAACCGGCCAAGAAACTGACCCGCATCAAACCGCCGGGCGACATCGTCAAGCTCGAGGACCGGCTCTACTACGTTCTTCAGCCGCCACTCGAAAGCCTGCTCGCCAACGGCGACATGACGTTTCCCTTCGAGCCGTTTCCCTATCAGTTTCAGGGAATCGCGTTCATGTATCCGCGATACACCTGCGTCCTCGCCGACGAAATGGGCCTCGGCAAAACGATGCAGGCCATCTCTACGATTCGCATGCTGGTCCGTTCGGGCGAAATTCGCAACTGCCTGCTCGTATGCCCGAAGCCGCTCGTTACCAATTGGCGGCGGGAGTTCAACACTTGGGCCCCGGAAATCCCCATCAACATTGTCGAAGGAGATTCGAACAAACGGCGCTGGCAGTGGACCGAAGCGACCGCGCCCGTGACGATCGCCAATTACGAACTGCTGATGCGCGATCGCGAAATCCTCGACAGCGGCATTCACTTCGATCTGGTAGTGCTCGACGAAGCGCAGCGGATCAAAAATACCAGCGCCACGACGAGCGAAATCGTCCGCTCGATCAGCCGCACGCGCAGCTGGGCCCTCACCGGCACACCGATCGAAAATCGGCCCGATGATCTCGTCGGCATTTTCGAATTTCTCTCGCCCGGCTATCTGCAAACCGGTCTGAGCGCGAAGAAGCTCGCTGAGCTGGTCAAAGACCACATCCTGCGGCGGACGAAGGACATGGTCCTCACCGACATGCCGCCGAAGATGTTTCGCGATGCGGAACTCGATCTCACACCCGAGCAATGGGCCACGTACAAAATGGCCGAGGACGAAGGGATCATCAATCTAAACAACATGGGTGATCAGATCACCGTGCAAAACGTCTTTGAGCTCGTGCTCAGACTCAAACAGATCTGCAACTTCGATCCCCTCACTGGCGCCAGTGCGAAACTCGAACGCCTTGAAGCCGACATGGAAGAAGTCGCGGCCAGCGGCAAGAAGGCCATCGTCTTCAGCCAATGGACGAAGACGATCGACCAGATGAAGCCGGCCCTCGCGCGTTTCAATCCGCTGGAATACCACGGCAAGATTCCTTCGCCGAAGCGTGATGGCATTCTCAAGGAATTCAAAGAGAACAAAGACCGCCACATGATTATCATGAGCTACGGCGCCGGCAGCGTCGGGCTCAACCTGCAGTTCTGCGAGTACGTCTTCCTCTTCGATCGCTGGTGGAACCCAGCCATCGAAGACCAAGCCATCAACCGCGCCCACCGCATCGGCGCGAAGGGCGCTGTGACCGTCACGCGCATGCTCGCGACAAACACGATCGAGGAGCGAATCAACGAAGTGCTGCAGCACAAGCGCGACCTCTTTTCTGCCGTGATCGACCAAACCGGCGGCGCGTCGAGCGCGGGTTTGAATCAGAACGAGATCTTCGGGCTCTTCAACCTCCGCACGCCAAAGGGGCCGATCAAGGCCGCAGCGTAG
- a CDS encoding sugar phosphate isomerase/epimerase family protein, which yields MLATISQVCSLNSPFLQDLEDYAAGHCGSVELWLTKFETWLQTHSLDDFRRLRDKLELQTPVASFQGGLLATQGERRKEAWDLLDRRLALCQQAGIGTIIVACDVPRVGFDQEMLERVVVSLQDLGQRCERHNVRAAIEFQANSAFGNNVKSLAMLLADIGLPSLGICFDAFHYHTGCSKPEDLAVLTPQNLFHVQLCDIADLPRELATDSGRILPGEGDIHLAPLLAQLRRINYLGCVSLEILNPQLWLVPPLQMGEIGITCLRKLLGQASM from the coding sequence ATGCTCGCCACCATCAGCCAGGTTTGCTCCCTCAACAGTCCCTTCCTGCAGGATCTAGAGGACTACGCAGCCGGTCATTGCGGCAGCGTCGAACTCTGGCTGACGAAGTTCGAGACTTGGCTGCAGACGCATTCGCTCGACGACTTTCGTCGGCTGCGCGACAAGCTCGAGCTGCAAACGCCGGTCGCCAGTTTTCAAGGTGGTTTGCTCGCGACGCAAGGTGAACGACGCAAGGAAGCCTGGGATCTGCTCGATCGCCGTTTGGCCCTCTGTCAGCAAGCGGGCATCGGCACAATCATCGTTGCCTGCGATGTGCCACGAGTTGGCTTCGATCAAGAAATGCTCGAGCGTGTGGTTGTTTCGCTGCAAGACCTCGGCCAGCGTTGTGAACGGCACAACGTTCGCGCGGCGATCGAGTTCCAAGCCAATTCTGCCTTCGGCAACAATGTGAAGTCGCTGGCAATGCTGCTCGCCGACATCGGCCTGCCGAGCCTCGGCATTTGCTTCGATGCGTTTCACTACCACACCGGCTGCAGCAAGCCGGAGGATCTTGCGGTTCTCACGCCGCAGAATCTCTTTCACGTGCAGTTGTGCGACATCGCCGATCTACCGCGCGAGCTGGCCACCGACAGCGGTCGCATTTTGCCGGGCGAAGGCGACATTCATCTCGCGCCGCTTCTCGCGCAACTTCGCCGAATTAACTATCTGGGCTGCGTCTCGCTCGAGATCCTCAACCCGCAACTCTGGCTCGTCCCGCCGCTGCAAATGGGCGAGATCGGCATTACCTGTTTGCGAAAGTTGCTCGGCCAGGCGTCGATGTAA
- a CDS encoding SRPBCC family protein — translation MAHGIVSEIIPATSAAVFAVLHDYGRRLEWDTLLSAAYLHEGFSAADRGAISTCIGRAALGKVALTTKYVSFSPGRLAAVKMTRGPWLFERWAASIKHADLGDGRSRITYAWQFTAWPRVLRWLIEPLVNAIFCWETRKRLAALRKFMATAGWYSPAVAAERR, via the coding sequence ATGGCCCACGGCATTGTTAGCGAGATTATTCCTGCCACGAGCGCTGCCGTGTTTGCCGTGCTGCACGACTACGGCCGGCGACTGGAGTGGGATACGTTGCTCTCGGCTGCTTATCTGCACGAAGGTTTTTCCGCGGCCGATCGGGGCGCAATTTCCACCTGCATCGGCCGAGCCGCCTTGGGAAAGGTTGCGCTTACGACCAAGTATGTGTCATTCTCGCCCGGCCGCCTCGCAGCCGTGAAGATGACACGCGGGCCATGGCTCTTCGAGCGCTGGGCCGCTTCGATCAAGCATGCAGATCTGGGCGATGGGCGCTCGCGAATTACCTACGCTTGGCAGTTCACCGCGTGGCCGAGAGTGCTGCGCTGGCTGATCGAACCGCTAGTGAATGCCATCTTCTGCTGGGAAACTCGCAAGCGACTCGCGGCGCTCCGCAAGTTTATGGCTACTGCGGGTTGGTATTCGCCGGCTGTTGCGGCGGAGCGGCGCTGA
- a CDS encoding pyridoxal phosphate-dependent aminotransferase → MTWIADRTRAFDSSGIRKVFELAAKMKDPINLSIGQPDFDVPEPIKDACIDAIKKGKNAYALTQGMPVLRDKLQGRIDAEYGHADRKVFVASGTSGGLALAMWSLINPGDEVIVFDPYFVMYTSLTQLAGGKPVIIDTYPDFRIDLEKVKAAITPRTKMILLNSPANPTGVIASEEEVRGLAELAAERNICLLSDEIYRSFCYDQPFVSPAKYNPNTLVIDGFSKSHGMTGWRLGYVHGPAEVIDTMIKLQQYTFVCAPQPVQWAGAVAMDVDMSEHVVAYKKKRDFVVNGLKDQYELTTPGGAFYVFPKAPIASGAQFVAKAIENQLLIIPGNIFSGRDSHFRISYAASDATLARGVEVLQRLAKG, encoded by the coding sequence ATGACCTGGATCGCCGATCGCACCCGCGCTTTCGATAGCAGCGGCATTCGCAAAGTCTTTGAACTCGCCGCCAAGATGAAGGACCCGATCAACCTCTCGATCGGCCAACCCGACTTCGATGTCCCCGAGCCGATCAAAGACGCCTGCATCGATGCGATCAAAAAGGGAAAGAATGCTTATGCGTTGACCCAGGGCATGCCTGTCCTGCGTGACAAACTGCAGGGCCGCATCGACGCCGAATATGGCCACGCCGACCGCAAGGTCTTTGTCGCCAGCGGTACCAGCGGCGGCCTGGCCCTGGCCATGTGGTCGCTCATCAATCCGGGCGACGAAGTGATCGTCTTCGATCCCTACTTCGTGATGTACACCTCGCTCACGCAACTCGCCGGCGGCAAGCCAGTGATCATCGACACCTATCCCGATTTCCGCATCGATCTGGAAAAGGTGAAAGCCGCAATCACGCCGCGCACCAAGATGATCCTGCTCAACAGCCCGGCCAATCCCACCGGCGTCATCGCCAGCGAAGAAGAAGTCCGCGGCCTGGCCGAACTCGCCGCCGAACGCAACATCTGCCTGCTGAGCGACGAAATCTATCGCAGCTTCTGCTACGACCAGCCGTTCGTCAGCCCGGCCAAGTACAACCCCAACACGCTGGTGATCGACGGCTTTAGCAAGAGTCACGGCATGACCGGCTGGCGACTCGGTTACGTCCACGGCCCCGCCGAAGTCATCGATACGATGATCAAGTTGCAGCAATACACGTTCGTCTGCGCCCCGCAGCCCGTCCAGTGGGCCGGCGCGGTGGCAATGGACGTCGACATGAGCGAACACGTCGTCGCCTACAAAAAGAAACGGGACTTCGTCGTCAACGGCCTGAAGGATCAGTACGAACTGACCACCCCCGGCGGCGCGTTCTACGTCTTCCCAAAAGCCCCGATCGCCAGTGGCGCGCAGTTCGTCGCCAAGGCCATCGAAAACCAGTTGTTGATTATCCCGGGCAACATCTTCAGCGGCCGCGACAGCCACTTCCGCATCAGCTACGCGGCGAGCGATGCGACGCTCGCGCGCGGGGTGGAAGTTCTGCAGCGGTTGGCGAAGGGGTAA
- a CDS encoding alpha/beta hydrolase family protein, giving the protein MNSRLLILVSVVLLFPALLFGQDAAKRKLDTSRGDKMLTDYFRRETKLMEKECVDCLQNAADWDDRRIELSKQLHEMLGLDPLPERTDLKPVITGKVEHDEFTVEKIHFQSRPGLYVTGNLYLPKKIDKPLPAVLYVCGHGQVKKDGIAYGAKAHYQHHGAWFARNGFVCLTIDTLQLGEIEGIHHGTYKFGYWWWLNRGYTPAGVEAWNCIRALDYLQSRKEVDSDKLGVTGRSGGGAYSWWIAALDERIKAAVPTAGITDLQNHVVDGVVEGHCDCMFMVNTYRWDYPQVAMLVAPRPLLIANTDRDPIFPLDGVYRTFADVRPLYAKIGAKDNVGLNITFGGHNDTQDLQVHAFRWLAKHLKGVDIQVDKTVQKFFEPEQLKVFATLPADQLNTTIHETFVPEAKNIPVPNSAEEWTTWKRETIDFLKSRSFRAWPDAPPELDLKEIATADRDGVRLTTYEFTSQEQIRLNLFVIKRAELAQPELNVLNALDDQAWEEFQSLLRGGFAKEFDLPPPNADDEVTWKSTQQMLTKFPWAMTYFAPRGVGPMAFDQSEKKQIQNRRRFYLLGQTLDGMQTFDITAAMRACQSLKPLDKANLWLQANRTMAGNALYAAIMQPGVTRLDLHELPKSHRDGPYYLNVQRKLDLPQAVALAAEKSRVAIYQNAAGFDWPKQVAEQQKWDAKQLQFRQLPPAKAEKKGE; this is encoded by the coding sequence ATGAATTCACGACTATTGATTCTCGTCAGCGTGGTACTCCTCTTCCCTGCCCTGCTCTTCGGCCAAGACGCGGCGAAGCGCAAGCTCGACACCAGTCGTGGCGACAAGATGCTCACCGATTACTTCCGTCGCGAGACGAAGTTGATGGAAAAAGAGTGTGTCGACTGCTTGCAGAACGCCGCCGATTGGGATGACCGAAGAATCGAGCTCAGCAAGCAGTTGCACGAGATGCTCGGGCTCGATCCGTTGCCAGAGCGGACGGATCTCAAGCCAGTGATTACCGGCAAGGTTGAGCATGATGAGTTCACCGTTGAGAAGATTCACTTTCAATCGCGGCCCGGTTTGTACGTGACCGGCAATCTCTATCTGCCGAAGAAAATCGACAAGCCGTTGCCGGCCGTGCTCTATGTTTGCGGCCATGGGCAGGTGAAGAAGGATGGGATCGCGTATGGCGCGAAGGCCCACTATCAGCATCATGGTGCTTGGTTTGCGAGGAACGGTTTTGTGTGCCTAACTATCGATACGCTGCAGCTAGGCGAGATCGAAGGAATTCACCACGGCACTTACAAATTTGGTTATTGGTGGTGGCTCAATCGCGGCTATACGCCGGCCGGCGTCGAGGCGTGGAATTGCATTCGCGCGCTCGATTATTTGCAGTCACGCAAGGAAGTCGACAGCGACAAGCTCGGCGTGACTGGTCGCAGTGGCGGCGGTGCTTACAGCTGGTGGATCGCCGCGCTCGATGAACGAATCAAAGCCGCAGTGCCGACGGCGGGAATCACCGATCTGCAGAATCACGTGGTCGATGGTGTTGTCGAAGGCCACTGCGATTGCATGTTCATGGTGAACACTTATCGCTGGGATTATCCGCAGGTGGCCATGCTTGTCGCGCCGCGACCGCTGCTGATTGCCAATACTGATCGCGACCCGATCTTTCCGCTCGACGGCGTGTATCGAACCTTCGCCGACGTTCGCCCGCTCTATGCCAAGATCGGCGCGAAGGACAATGTCGGCTTGAACATTACCTTCGGTGGCCATAACGATACGCAGGACTTGCAGGTGCACGCGTTCCGCTGGCTGGCGAAACATCTCAAGGGCGTCGACATTCAAGTTGATAAGACTGTGCAGAAATTCTTCGAGCCCGAACAACTGAAGGTTTTTGCCACGCTCCCTGCCGATCAGTTGAACACGACGATTCATGAAACGTTCGTGCCAGAGGCGAAGAATATCCCGGTGCCGAATAGCGCTGAGGAGTGGACCACGTGGAAGCGCGAGACGATCGACTTCCTCAAGAGCCGGTCGTTTCGTGCCTGGCCTGATGCCCCGCCGGAGCTCGATCTGAAAGAGATCGCCACAGCAGATCGAGATGGCGTTCGGTTGACGACGTACGAATTCACGAGCCAAGAGCAGATTCGCCTGAATCTGTTTGTCATCAAGCGCGCCGAGCTCGCGCAGCCGGAGTTGAATGTCCTCAATGCGCTCGATGACCAAGCCTGGGAGGAATTTCAGTCGCTGCTGCGCGGCGGCTTTGCCAAGGAGTTTGATCTGCCGCCGCCAAATGCCGACGATGAAGTGACCTGGAAATCAACGCAGCAGATGCTCACGAAGTTTCCATGGGCAATGACCTACTTCGCGCCGCGCGGTGTGGGGCCGATGGCCTTCGATCAAAGTGAGAAGAAGCAGATTCAAAATCGCCGCCGATTTTATCTGCTCGGCCAAACGCTCGACGGCATGCAAACGTTCGATATCACGGCGGCAATGCGAGCTTGCCAGTCACTCAAACCGCTCGACAAAGCCAATCTCTGGTTGCAAGCAAATCGCACGATGGCAGGCAACGCGCTCTATGCCGCGATCATGCAACCCGGCGTCACGCGACTTGATCTGCACGAGTTGCCAAAGTCGCATCGCGACGGCCCTTACTACTTGAATGTGCAACGCAAGCTCGACCTGCCACAAGCCGTCGCATTGGCGGCAGAAAAATCCCGCGTCGCCATTTATCAAAACGCCGCGGGCTTTGACTGGCCGAAGCAAGTGGCCGAACAGCAGAAGTGGGACGCTAAGCAGTTGCAGTTCCGGCAGTTACCACCCGCCAAAGCCGAGAAAAAAGGGGAGTGA
- a CDS encoding tetratricopeptide repeat protein, with amino-acid sequence MRRTLSSLLIAALFLLLPTLAIACLWDQDTLLAERARFPTTLELITGKFIRHSPEFYEWRVQDRLKKLEKDPENLAWLDDLAVAYDKLGQQDLAIELMERKEKIKPGLYETAANHGTFHAHAGRLEEALPYLRKAIEINPDAHFGREKYQILLIEYSLENPADLGFADFLVQKTPDYLALADQQAAVKGVLGIMRFGNHDNPKVLAALASLLDYGRYELPENDAKALATRAYLKAASLTKDEEQARKWRELAEKTIHRQTDVPLEMAEGELRRELADASEWYAKLRERELGWIKAGVDVDAEFAKLYSSDPAVIQTRKEGSLDHNQILRRNNLRLLTLFVAVVIALVIALVAAIYGAIRAMQPPRVVRVETAEEQA; translated from the coding sequence ATGCGACGCACACTCTCCTCGTTGCTGATCGCGGCCCTCTTTCTGCTGCTACCCACGCTGGCCATCGCTTGCTTGTGGGATCAAGACACCTTGCTCGCCGAGCGAGCTCGTTTTCCGACGACGCTCGAACTCATTACCGGAAAATTCATCCGGCATAGCCCCGAGTTTTATGAGTGGCGCGTTCAAGATCGCCTGAAGAAGCTGGAGAAAGATCCAGAAAATCTCGCCTGGCTCGATGATCTGGCCGTTGCCTACGACAAGCTTGGTCAGCAGGACCTGGCCATCGAGTTGATGGAGCGGAAAGAAAAGATCAAGCCAGGCCTGTATGAAACAGCGGCCAATCATGGCACGTTCCACGCGCACGCGGGTCGATTGGAGGAAGCACTTCCGTATTTACGGAAGGCCATTGAGATCAATCCCGATGCTCACTTCGGCCGCGAGAAGTATCAAATCCTGCTCATCGAGTACTCGCTCGAAAACCCTGCCGACCTGGGCTTTGCTGATTTTCTCGTGCAGAAAACTCCAGACTACCTCGCGCTCGCCGATCAACAGGCAGCCGTTAAAGGCGTGCTGGGAATCATGCGGTTTGGCAACCACGACAATCCCAAAGTGCTCGCAGCGCTGGCAAGTCTACTGGATTATGGAAGATACGAGCTGCCCGAAAACGACGCTAAAGCACTGGCGACTCGCGCCTATCTGAAAGCCGCTTCTCTTACGAAAGATGAAGAGCAAGCCCGCAAATGGCGAGAGCTGGCCGAGAAAACGATCCATCGACAGACCGATGTGCCTCTCGAAATGGCGGAAGGCGAATTGCGCCGCGAGCTAGCCGATGCTAGTGAATGGTACGCGAAATTAAGAGAGCGCGAACTCGGCTGGATTAAGGCTGGCGTCGACGTTGATGCTGAGTTCGCGAAACTCTACAGCTCCGATCCTGCGGTGATACAGACTCGCAAAGAAGGCAGCCTTGACCACAATCAAATACTTCGCCGCAACAACCTGAGGTTGCTAACCCTCTTCGTCGCGGTTGTAATCGCGCTCGTCATCGCACTCGTGGCTGCCATCTATGGCGCTATCCGCGCAATGCAGCCGCCGCGCGTAGTGCGAGTCGAAACGGCCGAAGAGCAAGCGTAG
- a CDS encoding alpha/beta hydrolase: MRLCVCLTLLLLVTSPLFAQRTALRDKVEVQSDVEYGKAGERSLKLDVIQPKEKSEKPRPCVVWIHGGGWQNGNKSSGTQRLSYLVATGNYVGVSVGYRLTDEAAWPGQIHDCKAAIRWIRANAKTLGIDPEKIGVWGSSAGGHLVSMLGTSGDVAELEGKNGSPGVSSRVNCVVDFCGPSDFLAMGTEHPKMNESTGSVYKLFGGPIKEKLDVAKSASPVTFVSADDPPFLIVHGTADRTVDIRQAELLHEAQKKAGAKTLFVKVTGGGHGIGGPKVEERVQEFFAKHLLGKEGEVSTEAIEAPVPAAKKGS; this comes from the coding sequence ATGCGCCTGTGCGTTTGTTTGACTCTGCTGCTTCTAGTTACCTCACCTCTTTTCGCTCAGCGCACAGCCCTGCGCGATAAGGTCGAAGTTCAATCCGATGTCGAGTACGGCAAGGCTGGCGAGCGGAGCTTGAAGCTCGATGTCATTCAGCCGAAGGAAAAGAGTGAGAAGCCGCGACCGTGTGTCGTATGGATTCATGGCGGCGGTTGGCAGAATGGGAATAAGAGTAGCGGCACGCAGCGACTTTCGTATCTGGTGGCAACCGGCAATTATGTCGGCGTGTCAGTTGGCTATCGCTTGACCGACGAAGCAGCTTGGCCGGGGCAGATTCATGATTGCAAAGCGGCCATTCGCTGGATTCGCGCGAATGCAAAGACGCTGGGCATCGATCCTGAAAAGATCGGGGTGTGGGGTTCGTCGGCGGGTGGGCATCTGGTGAGCATGCTCGGCACGAGTGGCGACGTGGCGGAACTCGAAGGGAAGAATGGTTCGCCGGGAGTATCGAGCCGCGTCAATTGCGTGGTCGATTTCTGCGGCCCGAGCGATTTTCTCGCGATGGGAACCGAACATCCGAAAATGAATGAGTCGACCGGTTCGGTTTATAAATTGTTTGGTGGGCCGATCAAGGAGAAGCTCGATGTTGCCAAGTCGGCGTCGCCGGTGACGTTTGTCTCAGCCGATGATCCGCCGTTTCTTATCGTCCACGGCACTGCTGATCGAACTGTTGACATACGGCAGGCTGAGTTGCTGCATGAAGCACAAAAGAAGGCAGGCGCCAAAACGTTGTTCGTTAAAGTCACCGGCGGCGGCCACGGCATCGGCGGGCCGAAGGTGGAAGAGCGCGTGCAGGAGTTTTTTGCTAAGCATCTCCTCGGCAAAGAGGGCGAAGTTTCGACCGAAGCGATCGAAGCGCCGGTGCCTGCGGCAAAGAAGGGTTCTTAA
- a CDS encoding YaiI/YqxD family protein has product MQIWIDGDACPVDVKELLFRTAERRQVKMTVVANSSIRIPRSEYLSSLLVPDGANVADRKIVELLAPGDLVVTADVPLAADVIAKGGTALDPRGELHTEANIGQRLAMRNLLDQMRGSGEILRGPRGYSSNDRQAFANSLDRWLTKAIAANKEAEKDAE; this is encoded by the coding sequence ATGCAAATCTGGATTGATGGCGATGCGTGTCCGGTCGATGTGAAGGAACTTCTCTTTCGAACGGCAGAGCGGCGGCAGGTGAAAATGACCGTCGTCGCCAATTCGTCGATCCGCATTCCGCGCTCGGAGTATCTTTCGTCGCTGTTGGTGCCCGATGGCGCCAACGTCGCCGATCGCAAAATCGTCGAGCTCCTCGCGCCTGGCGATTTGGTGGTGACGGCCGACGTGCCGCTAGCCGCCGATGTCATCGCCAAAGGTGGCACCGCGCTCGACCCGCGCGGCGAGCTCCACACCGAAGCCAACATCGGCCAACGTCTGGCGATGCGGAACCTGCTCGATCAGATGCGCGGGAGTGGCGAAATCCTCCGTGGCCCGCGTGGCTACTCCAGCAACGATCGACAAGCGTTTGCCAACTCGCTCGATCGCTGGCTGACGAAGGCGATTGCTGCGAATAAGGAAGCTGAGAAAGACGCGGAGTAA
- a CDS encoding universal stress protein produces the protein MAAYVRPLALVDALHPAPAELQLVEALSDKSAELTLIDVVPDQGWTWNLLGKTAEHIRNKLQSEKLLAIDKLALEEAQKSGLRIKSVVAGGKTGHAVIKQVLAGKHDLVVLQAKGPHSRRTGGIGDTGWELVRKCPSNVLLLGQQPGGAVPKKILVSLDAAAEDARHIALNKKIFAAAAQIAVKVGASLTAIHCWAIYGETLVRDYMSAAEFKDIEKATRELGEKGLQALSAGLAEKPNELNLQLLRGLPNGEIPAFANANQFDLVVMGTVARSGISGALLGNTAEEVLPQLQGSILAIKPDDFVSPVSA, from the coding sequence ATGGCTGCCTACGTCCGTCCGCTCGCCCTCGTCGATGCTCTTCATCCTGCTCCTGCCGAGTTGCAGCTCGTCGAGGCTCTCTCCGACAAATCTGCTGAGCTGACTTTGATCGACGTCGTGCCCGATCAGGGTTGGACGTGGAACTTGCTCGGCAAGACGGCGGAGCACATTCGGAACAAGCTGCAGAGCGAAAAGCTCTTAGCGATCGACAAGCTCGCGCTGGAGGAAGCTCAGAAGAGCGGACTGCGGATTAAGTCAGTCGTCGCTGGCGGCAAAACCGGCCACGCCGTCATCAAGCAAGTGCTCGCCGGCAAGCACGACCTCGTCGTGCTGCAAGCCAAGGGCCCGCACAGCCGGCGGACCGGCGGCATTGGCGATACGGGGTGGGAACTCGTTCGCAAATGCCCGAGCAATGTGCTGCTGCTCGGTCAGCAACCGGGCGGCGCCGTGCCGAAGAAGATTCTCGTCTCGCTCGATGCCGCGGCTGAAGACGCGCGGCATATCGCGCTCAACAAAAAGATCTTTGCCGCGGCCGCACAGATTGCCGTGAAGGTCGGCGCAAGCTTGACGGCCATCCACTGCTGGGCCATTTATGGCGAGACGCTGGTGCGCGATTACATGTCGGCGGCGGAATTCAAGGACATCGAGAAGGCGACGCGCGAACTTGGCGAAAAGGGCCTGCAGGCTTTATCTGCAGGGCTGGCCGAAAAGCCCAACGAACTGAATCTGCAATTGCTCCGCGGCTTGCCGAATGGCGAGATCCCGGCCTTCGCAAATGCAAATCAGTTCGACCTGGTCGTGATGGGAACGGTCGCTCGCTCCGGCATTTCCGGCGCGCTGCTCGGCAACACAGCGGAGGAAGTGCTGCCGCAGTTGCAAGGCTCGATTCTAGCGATCAAGCCCGATGACTTTGTGAGCCCGGTGAGCGCATAA